One Succinispira mobilis DSM 6222 genomic window carries:
- a CDS encoding sirohydrochlorin cobaltochelatase: MQKFIKLLLAVCLMLSFTMSASAQAAPTKKALVVASFGTTFPDTLKNDIEGIENALKKAFPDRDFYRVFTSNIVKKRIAERDGIVIDDLKTALDKLAAQGYTDVLVQTTLLTPAEEYNNKILPAIKEYQTNKTFQKLVIGKPLLTEDKDFNLVAKALTTQMPKNLNSDQSVVFMGHGSPHMHNVAYDKLQAAFDKLNIPAVIGVVEEDDHPNFEDMQATIAKRKIKEVILMPLMVVAGDHANNDMAGDEDDSWKNLLSADGYKVSVVLGGLGRNSEIQKIYVAHAKQALKN; the protein is encoded by the coding sequence ATGCAAAAATTTATAAAATTATTATTGGCGGTGTGTTTAATGTTATCTTTCACGATGAGTGCCAGTGCTCAAGCAGCACCTACTAAAAAAGCTTTAGTTGTAGCTAGTTTTGGTACAACATTTCCAGACACTTTAAAAAATGATATCGAAGGCATTGAAAATGCTCTAAAAAAAGCTTTCCCAGATCGCGATTTTTATCGCGTATTTACTTCTAACATCGTTAAAAAACGTATTGCAGAACGTGATGGTATTGTTATTGATGACTTGAAAACAGCACTAGATAAACTTGCCGCTCAAGGCTATACAGATGTACTAGTGCAAACAACTTTGCTTACACCAGCAGAAGAGTATAACAACAAGATTTTACCTGCAATTAAAGAATATCAAACAAACAAAACTTTTCAAAAATTAGTTATTGGCAAACCTTTGCTAACTGAAGATAAAGACTTCAATCTCGTAGCCAAAGCTTTAACAACTCAAATGCCTAAAAACCTTAATTCAGATCAAAGCGTTGTGTTTATGGGACATGGTTCACCACATATGCATAATGTGGCATATGATAAATTACAGGCTGCTTTTGATAAATTAAATATCCCCGCTGTAATTGGTGTGGTTGAAGAAGATGATCATCCTAATTTCGAAGATATGCAAGCAACAATTGCCAAGCGTAAAATCAAAGAAGTAATCCTTATGCCACTAATGGTAGTTGCTGGTGACCACGCTAATAATGATATGGCTGGCGATGAAGATGATTCTTGGAAAAATCTTCTTAGTGCCGATGGTTATAAAGTAAGTGTAGTTTTAGGCGGCTTGGGTCGCAACTCTGAAATTCAAAAAATCTATGTAGCTCATGCTAAACAAGCTTTAAAAAACTAA
- a CDS encoding citrate lyase ACP encodes MGTEIVMAKAGTLESGDISIVVTPNNSGNNNIDLDSIVMLQYGETITKLMHKVLADYQVLGLDIKAFDRGAVDFTIEARLVTALLRSGAIKEAKI; translated from the coding sequence ATGGGAACAGAGATTGTCATGGCTAAAGCAGGAACACTAGAGTCGGGAGATATTTCAATTGTTGTTACGCCCAACAATAGTGGTAATAATAATATCGATTTAGATAGTATTGTAATGCTACAATATGGAGAAACCATTACAAAGTTAATGCATAAAGTTTTAGCAGATTATCAGGTTTTGGGTTTAGATATTAAGGCTTTTGATCGAGGGGCAGTAGACTTTACGATTGAAGCACGGTTAGTTACTGCCTTATTGCGTAGCGGGGCAATTAAGGAGGCGAAAATCTAA
- a CDS encoding HpcH/HpaI aldolase/citrate lyase family protein yields MRMRRSLLFMPGNNPAMLLAGNLFEADGVILDLEDAVAPTEKDAARILVAQALKTIDYGTCEKVVRVNPLDTYGLEDIPFIAKCAPDTLLIPKVESGADIKKVTELLDGQGAIANNIKLIALLETPRGIANAYEIAGASSRLVALALGAEDYTAFLGAKRTKSGEEIFAARMAIVNAAAAFSLQSIDTPFTDAADDEGLVEDTRLAKALGFKGKLSINPRQIEGIHAVFNPTLEDINWARKVVNALEQAKNAGLGVASLGGKMIDAPVANRANIVLDLALRAGLISKEDL; encoded by the coding sequence ATGAGAATGAGACGAAGCTTATTGTTTATGCCAGGCAATAACCCAGCGATGCTTTTAGCGGGTAATTTATTTGAAGCTGATGGGGTTATCTTAGATTTAGAAGATGCCGTGGCACCAACGGAAAAGGATGCGGCAAGAATTTTAGTAGCACAGGCTTTGAAAACTATTGATTATGGAACTTGTGAAAAAGTTGTGCGGGTGAATCCGTTAGATACTTATGGTCTAGAAGATATTCCGTTTATTGCAAAGTGTGCTCCCGACACTTTGTTGATTCCTAAAGTAGAAAGTGGCGCAGATATAAAAAAAGTTACAGAACTTTTGGATGGACAAGGTGCGATAGCTAATAATATTAAGTTAATTGCTTTGTTAGAAACTCCGCGTGGGATAGCTAATGCTTATGAGATTGCAGGTGCAAGTTCTCGGTTAGTTGCTTTAGCCTTAGGGGCGGAGGATTATACAGCATTTTTAGGAGCAAAAAGAACTAAATCAGGGGAAGAGATTTTTGCAGCAAGGATGGCAATTGTTAATGCCGCAGCGGCATTTAGCTTGCAATCTATTGATACGCCTTTCACAGATGCGGCTGATGATGAGGGTCTAGTTGAAGATACTCGCTTAGCCAAAGCGCTAGGTTTTAAAGGCAAACTATCAATTAATCCCAGACAAATAGAAGGCATCCATGCAGTATTTAATCCTACACTGGAGGATATAAATTGGGCTAGAAAAGTTGTTAATGCTTTAGAACAGGCTAAAAACGCAGGTTTAGGTGTGGCTTCTTTGGGGGGCAAGATGATTGATGCACCAGTTGCAAATAGAGCCAATATCGTCTTGGATTTAGCGTTAAGAGCAGGTTTAATTAGCAAGGAGGATTTATAA
- the citF gene encoding citrate lyase subunit alpha — translation MREIDFQGAFCLQPEMRRYAPLVKRNLPSDNKLLASIEDAFKTLKITSGMTLSFHHHLRNGDYVLNMVLAVAAKLQLKDLKIAVSSIFPSHKPLIEHIKNGVVTELDTNYISGPVAEAVSQGILAKPITMRTHGGRARAIECGQLKIDVAFIAAPAADCYGNLNGVYGKSACGSLGYAMPDAQYAEKVVAITDNLMPYPLYPVSIAQDRVDYVLVVESIGDAAGIVSGTTKITKDPVGLIIARNAAQVIKGSGLLKEGFSFQTGAGGASLATAHFVKQIMQKEQIKGSFMLGGITNYMVEMLEEGYFQAIMDVQGFEHGAIRSLLENPNHLEISAGVYASPFNSGAAVNKLDAVILGATEIDTGFNVNVTTGSDGKLMGGSGGHSDAAAGAKTTIIVANLLRGRLPIIIDKVTTRTTPGETVDVLVTERGIAVNPKRKDLQEQLKTAGIKVFAIEELKQIAENIAGKPAVYKPAGKVIAQVEYRDGTIIDQVYQTK, via the coding sequence ATGCGTGAGATAGATTTTCAAGGAGCGTTTTGTTTACAACCAGAGATGCGTAGATATGCACCGCTAGTTAAAAGAAATTTACCTAGTGACAATAAGCTATTGGCAAGTATTGAAGATGCTTTTAAAACTCTGAAAATTACAAGTGGTATGACCTTATCTTTTCATCATCATTTACGTAATGGCGATTATGTTTTAAATATGGTATTAGCAGTAGCCGCTAAGTTGCAGTTAAAAGACTTAAAAATTGCGGTTAGTTCTATTTTTCCTAGCCATAAACCATTAATTGAACATATTAAAAATGGTGTAGTAACTGAATTAGATACTAATTACATTTCAGGCCCAGTGGCTGAGGCGGTTTCACAAGGAATTTTAGCTAAACCAATTACAATGCGTACTCATGGAGGACGGGCCAGAGCCATAGAGTGTGGACAATTAAAGATCGATGTTGCGTTTATTGCAGCTCCTGCTGCAGATTGCTACGGCAATCTTAACGGTGTATATGGAAAATCAGCTTGCGGCTCATTGGGTTACGCAATGCCAGACGCACAGTATGCTGAGAAAGTAGTTGCGATAACTGACAATTTAATGCCTTATCCGCTATATCCAGTTTCGATAGCTCAAGATCGTGTAGATTATGTATTGGTGGTTGAAAGCATTGGCGATGCCGCGGGTATTGTCTCAGGGACAACCAAAATTACCAAGGACCCAGTGGGTTTGATAATTGCAAGAAATGCTGCTCAAGTAATTAAAGGCTCGGGCTTGTTAAAAGAGGGATTTTCTTTTCAAACAGGTGCAGGTGGAGCTTCATTAGCTACTGCTCATTTTGTAAAACAAATTATGCAAAAAGAGCAAATTAAGGGAAGTTTTATGCTTGGTGGAATAACAAATTATATGGTCGAAATGTTAGAAGAAGGTTATTTTCAGGCAATTATGGATGTTCAAGGCTTTGAACATGGTGCAATACGCTCGCTTTTAGAAAATCCTAACCATTTGGAAATTAGCGCCGGTGTTTATGCAAGTCCTTTTAATAGTGGTGCAGCTGTCAATAAATTGGATGCAGTTATTTTGGGGGCGACAGAAATTGATACTGGCTTTAATGTTAATGTCACAACTGGTTCAGATGGAAAATTGATGGGGGGATCTGGTGGACATAGTGATGCTGCAGCTGGAGCGAAAACTACAATTATTGTCGCTAATCTATTGCGCGGTCGATTGCCAATAATTATTGATAAAGTAACAACTAGAACTACACCAGGCGAAACGGTAGATGTTTTAGTGACAGAGCGGGGAATCGCTGTAAATCCTAAACGTAAAGACTTACAAGAACAACTGAAAACAGCAGGGATTAAGGTTTTTGCCATTGAAGAATTAAAACAAATTGCAGAAAATATTGCAGGGAAACCAGCGGTTTATAAACCAGCAGGAAAAGTAATTGCCCAAGTTGAATATCGTGATGGCACAATTATTGACCAAGTATATCAAACTAAGTAA
- a CDS encoding DUF896 domain-containing protein, giving the protein MEMKELIIRINFLANKKKTVGLTEAEQAEQIKVRRAYLDLIKGQVKATLDRVIIVDQEQ; this is encoded by the coding sequence ATGGAAATGAAAGAATTAATTATCAGAATTAATTTTCTGGCAAACAAAAAAAAGACTGTAGGCTTAACTGAAGCAGAACAAGCGGAACAAATTAAAGTTAGACGCGCTTATTTAGATCTCATCAAAGGTCAGGTAAAAGCTACATTAGATCGAGTAATTATTGTCGATCAAGAGCAATAG
- the hcp gene encoding hydroxylamine reductase yields the protein MFCYQCEQTAGQKGCSVAGVCGKSNEVALLQDLLFYTSKGLACYAHELAKKDVFEEKINMAIIQALFTTVTNVNFDTARLESEIKDVAELTVCAHDMCVKLGVDVASLPAPAHFKVATTLAEKLTQAENIGIQSRIKAKGEDVTALIELITYGLKGIAAYLDHAHVLGYTNIADYAKIFEILAKLDTELSVDQLVAMALQTGEINIAAMQILDQANTDTYGHPEITKVRVTPKAGKAILVSGHDLKDLHLLLEQTKDKGINIYTHGEMLPTNAYPELKKYPHLAGNYGGAWQDQQKEFAEFPGAILMTTNCIQKPSAKYQDNIFTTGLVAFPGVKHIDENKDFTAVIERALALPGFSADEQEKYITIGFARNTVLSVAGKVIELVQAGKIKHFFLIGGCDGAKSGRNYYTDFAKQVPDDCVILTLACGKYRFNKLEFGDIEGIPRLLDVGQCNDAYSAVVIATALAEAFKTDVNGLPLSLILSWYEQKAVAILLSLLHLGIKNIRLGPTLPAFVTPAILKVLQDNFNIMPITTPEQDLATILKK from the coding sequence ATGTTTTGTTATCAATGTGAACAAACAGCAGGACAAAAAGGTTGCTCGGTGGCAGGAGTATGTGGCAAAAGTAATGAGGTTGCACTATTACAAGATTTATTATTTTACACCAGTAAAGGCTTAGCCTGTTATGCTCATGAATTAGCTAAAAAAGATGTTTTTGAAGAAAAAATAAATATGGCGATTATCCAAGCATTATTTACAACCGTAACTAATGTAAATTTCGATACAGCAAGATTAGAGTCAGAAATAAAAGATGTTGCAGAACTTACGGTTTGCGCACATGATATGTGTGTTAAACTAGGGGTTGATGTGGCTAGCTTGCCAGCACCAGCACATTTTAAAGTGGCGACAACTTTAGCCGAAAAATTGACCCAAGCCGAAAATATCGGCATTCAAAGCAGAATAAAAGCTAAAGGCGAAGATGTTACCGCTTTAATCGAATTGATAACTTATGGATTAAAAGGGATTGCAGCATATTTAGATCATGCACATGTTTTAGGTTATACAAATATTGCTGACTATGCAAAAATATTTGAAATTTTAGCTAAACTAGATACAGAACTCAGTGTAGATCAATTAGTGGCAATGGCTTTACAAACAGGAGAAATCAATATTGCCGCTATGCAAATTCTTGACCAAGCCAATACCGATACCTATGGTCATCCAGAAATAACCAAGGTTAGAGTTACACCTAAAGCGGGTAAGGCTATTTTAGTGTCGGGACATGATCTAAAAGACTTGCATTTGCTATTAGAACAGACTAAAGATAAAGGGATAAATATCTACACACATGGCGAGATGTTACCTACAAATGCTTATCCAGAGTTGAAAAAATATCCGCATTTAGCAGGAAATTATGGTGGAGCTTGGCAAGATCAACAAAAAGAATTTGCAGAATTTCCTGGCGCAATTTTAATGACTACAAACTGTATTCAAAAACCTAGTGCTAAATATCAAGATAATATTTTTACTACTGGTTTAGTAGCTTTCCCAGGCGTAAAACATATTGATGAAAACAAAGATTTTACAGCGGTAATTGAGAGAGCCTTAGCTTTACCAGGATTTAGTGCTGATGAACAAGAAAAGTATATTACAATTGGCTTTGCACGTAACACAGTTCTTTCCGTAGCCGGCAAGGTAATTGAGTTAGTTCAAGCTGGAAAAATTAAGCACTTTTTCTTAATCGGTGGTTGTGATGGTGCAAAATCAGGCCGTAACTATTATACAGATTTTGCTAAACAAGTACCTGATGATTGTGTGATTTTAACTTTAGCTTGTGGTAAATATCGGTTTAACAAACTAGAATTCGGCGATATTGAAGGCATTCCAAGATTGTTGGATGTTGGACAATGTAATGATGCTTATTCAGCGGTAGTTATTGCTACAGCCTTAGCAGAAGCTTTTAAAACAGATGTTAATGGCTTGCCATTATCCTTGATTTTATCTTGGTATGAACAAAAAGCCGTAGCAATTCTGCTTTCATTATTGCATTTAGGAATTAAGAATATTCGCTTAGGCCCAACATTGCCAGCTTTTGTGACACCGGCTATTTTGAAAGTATTGCAAGATAACTTTAATATAATGCCAATTACAACTCCAGAACAAGATTTAGCTACAATTCTAAAAAAATAA
- a CDS encoding viroplasmin family protein, which produces MYYVVKVGRVKGIYRTWAECQAQVKGYPNAVFKKFPLKTQAEDFLRGDSLEHIKRDVAHGNLDIQVSNALKEKNYEIYTDGSYSENLYAWAFVVVYQGEVIHQDYGVGTDSEAVKTRNIAGELTAVMRACSWAKNKGLDKIIIRHDLQGVATWAKGEWKRNNQVTTKYYEFMKKYAPDFVKFQHVKGHSGNQYNDLADTLAKKAISEHLERLEME; this is translated from the coding sequence ATGTACTATGTTGTAAAAGTAGGACGAGTAAAAGGTATTTATCGCACGTGGGCAGAATGTCAAGCCCAAGTGAAAGGTTATCCAAATGCAGTCTTCAAAAAATTTCCCTTGAAAACGCAGGCGGAAGATTTTTTGCGTGGCGATAGTTTAGAACATATAAAAAGAGATGTTGCTCATGGTAATTTAGATATACAGGTTTCTAATGCTTTAAAAGAAAAAAATTATGAGATATATACAGATGGTTCTTATTCTGAAAATTTATATGCCTGGGCCTTTGTAGTAGTTTATCAAGGAGAAGTTATTCATCAAGATTATGGGGTTGGGACAGATAGTGAAGCTGTAAAAACAAGAAACATTGCTGGCGAGTTAACAGCGGTAATGCGTGCCTGTAGTTGGGCTAAAAACAAAGGTTTGGACAAAATAATAATAAGACATGATTTGCAAGGAGTTGCTACGTGGGCGAAAGGAGAGTGGAAACGCAACAACCAAGTAACTACAAAATACTATGAATTTATGAAAAAATATGCACCAGATTTCGTGAAATTTCAACATGTCAAAGGTCATTCAGGTAATCAGTATAATGATTTAGCCGATACTTTAGCTAAAAAAGCAATTAGCGAACATTTAGAACGATTGGAAATGGAGTAA
- a CDS encoding triphosphoribosyl-dephospho-CoA synthase produces MQLLAKTEKIDFIADSLGKAILFEVCTHPKPGLVTRFSKGAHCDMNVFTFMSSSVVLIRAFKEFANYGYEYDDSLSKLLPQLRELGIEYEKQILTATGNINTQRGILFAGGVLAAATGNYLREHQQVNSNEVFSRIRLICKGLVERELETCEKTKFTAGELLYKKYGITGIRGEVQEGFKSVKNKGLPALKEALANGANINNSLVHTLLSLLTVTEDSNILWRTDKQILDKVQKQATKALELGSIFSQSGQDYIEFLERDFIKQRISPGGTADLLSITLAMYLMENRDAKIKMF; encoded by the coding sequence ATGCAGTTACTAGCTAAGACGGAAAAAATTGATTTTATAGCGGATTCACTAGGGAAAGCAATTTTATTTGAAGTTTGTACGCATCCTAAACCAGGTTTGGTTACACGATTTTCCAAAGGTGCGCATTGTGATATGAATGTATTTACTTTTATGTCTAGCTCAGTAGTATTAATCAGGGCTTTTAAAGAATTTGCCAATTACGGCTATGAATATGATGATTCCTTGTCGAAATTGCTACCGCAACTACGTGAATTGGGGATTGAATACGAAAAACAAATTTTGACAGCAACTGGAAATATAAATACACAAAGAGGCATACTGTTTGCTGGTGGTGTTTTAGCAGCAGCTACGGGCAATTATTTACGGGAACACCAGCAAGTAAATAGTAATGAAGTTTTTAGTAGAATTAGGTTGATTTGTAAAGGTTTAGTTGAACGAGAATTAGAAACTTGCGAAAAGACAAAGTTTACGGCGGGTGAACTTTTATATAAAAAATATGGAATTACAGGAATCCGAGGCGAAGTGCAAGAAGGGTTTAAAAGTGTGAAAAATAAAGGATTACCAGCATTGAAAGAAGCTTTGGCAAATGGAGCTAATATTAATAATTCTTTAGTGCATACTTTATTGTCGCTACTTACGGTAACAGAAGATTCGAATATTTTATGGCGTACTGATAAACAAATCTTAGATAAAGTTCAGAAGCAAGCTACTAAAGCTTTGGAACTTGGGAGTATTTTCTCACAGTCAGGACAGGATTATATTGAGTTTTTAGAGCGAGATTTTATTAAACAACGAATTAGTCCTGGTGGGACTGCGGACTTATTATCGATTACTTTAGCAATGTATTTAATGGAAAACAGAGATGCGAAAATAAAAATGTTTTAG
- a CDS encoding metal-dependent hydrolase translates to MELKFYGHACFTLTTDQTTLLFDPFFTDNPFQIAQISQIQADYIFVSHGHFDHLGDALKIAKSCNATIISTAEIAHLATENGCQAHAMHLGGTHEFSFGTVRVTLAFHGSGIPGGHACGFIVKVAGKTIYFAGDTALFGDMQLLGQLEKIDYALLPIGDNFTMGPNDATIACKLLAATHVIPIHYNTWPLINQDPSLFKQQVEKLGYAQVLIVNPGEKITL, encoded by the coding sequence ATGGAATTGAAATTCTACGGACATGCTTGCTTTACGCTCACAACTGACCAAACTACTCTATTATTCGATCCATTCTTTACAGATAATCCTTTTCAAATAGCGCAAATATCACAAATTCAGGCTGATTATATTTTCGTTAGTCATGGACATTTTGATCATTTAGGTGATGCCCTTAAAATCGCTAAAAGCTGCAATGCAACTATAATTTCTACCGCAGAAATTGCTCATTTAGCTACCGAAAATGGTTGTCAAGCTCATGCTATGCATCTTGGTGGCACCCACGAATTCTCTTTTGGAACAGTTAGAGTGACCTTGGCTTTCCACGGATCAGGAATCCCCGGCGGACACGCTTGTGGTTTTATCGTTAAGGTAGCAGGAAAAACAATTTATTTTGCTGGTGATACTGCTTTGTTTGGTGATATGCAACTTCTAGGGCAATTAGAAAAAATCGACTATGCTTTATTACCAATTGGAGATAATTTTACTATGGGCCCCAATGACGCCACAATAGCTTGTAAGTTATTAGCAGCTACGCATGTAATTCCTATACATTACAATACTTGGCCTTTAATCAACCAAGATCCTAGCTTATTTAAGCAACAAGTCGAAAAACTTGGCTATGCTCAAGTTTTGATTGTAAACCCTGGTGAAAAAATAACTTTATAG